A window of Scophthalmus maximus strain ysfricsl-2021 chromosome 10, ASM2237912v1, whole genome shotgun sequence contains these coding sequences:
- the LOC118283498 gene encoding gap junction alpha-5 protein, with the protein MADWSLLGNFLEEVQEHSTSVGKVWLTILFIFRILVLGTAAESSWGDEQEDFNCDTEQPGCENVCYDRAFPIAHIRYWVLQIVFVSTPSLIYMGHAMHTVRREEKRRSREEEDGEGDEDDPGGGEGGGGGRAEKEEEKDKGDGPAAGRVRLRGALLQTYILSILLRSIMEVVFLCLQYFLYGIFLHPLYVCRAWPCPHPVNCYVSRPTEKNVFIVFMLAVSAVSLALSVLELHHLAWRHCCRRYFYNGKAAPPANACLARQLSLSPPPPPSPPLPDFGQCMIGSSHFLPLTFPTHRLANQQNSENMATEKNKRAAAVEEVNLLQMGCYSHGWQKANTNQNQDGGYLRADTDCYGPGSREVSCPPAQNNGPDGLLCPNGGLCQKDKRRFSRTSAASSRTRADDLSV; encoded by the exons ATGGCCGACTGGAGCCTACTGGGAAACTTCCTGGAGGAAGTACAGGAGCATTCTACCTCTGTTGGCaag GTGTGGCTGACCATCCTGTTCATCTTCCGCATCCTGGTCCTCGGCACGGCCGCCGAGTCGTCGTGGGGAGACGAGCAGGAAGATTTCAACTGCGACACGGAACAGCCAGGCTGCGAGAACGTCTGCTACGACCGCGCGTTCCCCATCGCACACATACGATACTGG GTGCTGCAGATCGTGTTCGTGTCGACGCCGAGCCTGATCTACATGGGCCACGCCATGCACACGGTgcgcagagaggagaagaggcgcagcagggaggaggaggacggagagggagacgaggacgaCCCCGGagggggtgaaggaggagggggagggcgcgcggagaaggaggaagagaaggacaaGGGCGACGGCCCGGCGGCGGGCCGAGTGCGTCTGAGAGGAGCGCTGCTGCAGACCTACATACTGAGTATATTGTTACGAAGCATCATGGAG GTGGTGTTCCTGTGTCTCCAGTACTTCTTGTACGGaatcttcctccatcctctatATGTctgcagg gcctgGCCGTGTCCTCACCCGGTGAACTGCTACGTCTCCCGACCGACGGAGAAGAACGTCTTCATAGTCTTCATGCTGGCCGTGTCGGCCGTCTCGCTGGCCCTCAGTGTGCTGGAACTGCATCACCTGGCATGGAGACACTGCTGCAG ACGGTACTTCTACAACGGGAAGGCCGCCCCCCCGGCCAACGCCTGTCTGGCCCGACAGCTCTCgctgtcgccgccgccgccgccatcgcCGCCGCTCCCCGACTTCGGCCAGTGTATGATTGGCTCGTCGCACTTCCTGCCGCTGACTTTCCCGACCCACCGCCTGGCCAACCAGCAGAACTCGGAGAACATGGCCACCGAGAAGAACAAGAGAGCCGcggcggtggaggaggtgaaccTGCTCCAGATGGGCTGCTACTCGCACGGCTGGCAGAAGGCGAACACCAATCAGAACCAAGACGGGGGATACCTGAGGGCGGACACTGACTGCTACGGCCCCGGGAGCAGGGAGGTCAGCTGCCCTCCGGCGCAGAACAACGGGCCGGACGGGCTGCTTTGTCCGAACGGAGGGCTCTGTCAGAAGGACAAACGAAGATTCAGCAGGACCAGCGCAGCGAGCAGCCGGACGAGAGCAGACGACCTCTCCGTGTAG